A stretch of the Thermus thermophilus genome encodes the following:
- the dxr gene encoding 1-deoxy-D-xylulose-5-phosphate reductoisomerase has product MKRVVVLGSTGSIGQQALEVCRLRGYEVVGLAAGKNLEALSRQIALWKPRLVAAEESLHKELKARFPGLRLATAEEVAALEAEVAVAAIPGLAGLSPTRVAVRTGKRVALANKEAMVAAGPLLWREAEAHGAEILPVDSEHSALFQALLGERREDVAELILTASGGPFLKEPADLAQVTPEMALRHPRWRMGPKVTVDSATLFNKGLEVLEAKELFRFPLERIKVLIHPQAYVHGLVRFLDGSLKAQLGPTDMRLFIQYALTYPERAETPLKDLPVPGVLEFLEPDLKRFPALAVAYEAGRRGGLAQVAVSAADEVAVEAFLQGRIPFPRIPEILARVLEATPAEPLTWESLFAVDAWAREEAKRWA; this is encoded by the coding sequence ATGAAGCGGGTCGTCGTCCTCGGATCCACGGGTTCCATCGGCCAGCAGGCCCTCGAGGTCTGCCGCCTGAGGGGTTACGAGGTGGTGGGCCTTGCCGCCGGGAAAAACCTCGAGGCCCTCTCCCGGCAGATCGCCCTCTGGAAGCCCCGCCTGGTGGCGGCGGAGGAGAGCCTCCACAAGGAGCTCAAGGCCCGCTTCCCCGGGCTTAGGCTCGCCACGGCCGAGGAGGTGGCCGCCCTGGAGGCGGAGGTGGCCGTGGCCGCCATCCCGGGCCTCGCCGGGCTTTCCCCCACCCGGGTGGCGGTGCGAACGGGAAAGCGGGTGGCCCTCGCCAACAAGGAGGCCATGGTGGCGGCGGGGCCCCTCCTTTGGCGGGAGGCGGAGGCCCACGGGGCCGAGATCCTCCCCGTGGACTCGGAGCACTCCGCCCTCTTCCAGGCCCTCCTCGGGGAGAGGCGGGAGGACGTGGCCGAGCTCATCCTCACGGCGAGCGGGGGGCCTTTCCTTAAGGAGCCCGCGGACCTCGCCCAGGTGACCCCGGAGATGGCCCTCCGCCACCCCCGCTGGCGGATGGGCCCCAAGGTCACCGTGGACTCCGCCACCCTCTTCAACAAGGGCCTCGAGGTCCTGGAGGCCAAGGAGCTCTTCCGCTTCCCCCTGGAAAGGATCAAGGTCCTCATCCATCCCCAGGCCTACGTCCACGGCCTGGTGCGCTTCCTGGACGGGAGCCTCAAGGCCCAGCTCGGCCCCACGGACATGCGCCTTTTCATCCAGTACGCCCTCACCTACCCCGAGCGGGCGGAAACCCCCCTGAAGGACCTCCCCGTCCCCGGGGTGCTGGAGTTTCTGGAACCCGACCTCAAGCGCTTTCCCGCCCTCGCCGTGGCCTACGAGGCGGGAAGGCGGGGAGGCTTGGCCCAGGTGGCCGTCTCCGCCGCCGACGAGGTGGCGGTGGAGGCCTTCCTCCAGGGGAGGATCCCCTTCCCCCGCATCCCCGAGATCCTGGCCCGGGTGCTGGAAGCCACCCCCGCAGAGCCTCTAACATGGGAGAGCCTCTTCGCCGTGGACGCCTGGGCCCGGGAGGAGGCCAAGAGGTGGGCATGA
- a CDS encoding M50 family metallopeptidase: protein MSLFWFLVIIGVSVFVHELGHYLAARLQGVRVKAFSLGFGPVLWRKEAWGTEWRLSAIPLGGYADIEGLLPEEKGRGYDALPFLGKLLVLVAGVAMNVLLAWGLLAYLFSAQGVPEATGRAVILEVLPGSVAEEAGLKPGDILLAVDGKPLERPQEIERLKTPGAHTLAVLRQGEEVALSLTWEEGAERLGVVYQPEVAYRRVGFLEGLGLAAGRTLAFGPALVRALVGGLLGVLAGDPNSGVLGPVGILAETGRAAQEGLFRLVELAAAINLSLALFNLLPIPALDGGRILLLFLGRFLRLRPEQEATVHYLGFLFLLLLLLLVTFQDLRRLLGG, encoded by the coding sequence ATGAGCTTGTTCTGGTTTCTGGTCATCATCGGCGTCAGCGTCTTCGTCCACGAGCTCGGCCACTACCTGGCGGCGAGGCTTCAGGGGGTGCGGGTCAAGGCCTTTAGCCTCGGCTTCGGCCCGGTCCTTTGGCGCAAGGAGGCCTGGGGGACGGAGTGGCGGCTTTCCGCCATCCCCCTAGGGGGGTACGCCGACATCGAGGGCCTCCTCCCCGAGGAAAAGGGGAGGGGGTACGACGCCCTCCCCTTCCTGGGGAAGCTCCTCGTCCTGGTGGCAGGGGTGGCCATGAACGTCCTCCTCGCCTGGGGCCTCCTCGCCTACCTCTTCAGCGCCCAGGGGGTGCCCGAGGCCACGGGCCGGGCGGTGATCCTCGAGGTCCTGCCGGGGAGCGTGGCCGAGGAGGCGGGGCTCAAACCGGGGGACATCCTCCTCGCCGTGGACGGGAAGCCTTTGGAAAGGCCCCAGGAGATTGAGCGGCTCAAGACCCCAGGCGCCCACACCCTGGCCGTGCTCCGCCAAGGGGAGGAGGTGGCCCTCTCCCTCACGTGGGAGGAAGGGGCGGAGCGCCTGGGGGTGGTCTACCAGCCGGAGGTGGCCTACCGCAGGGTGGGCTTCCTGGAGGGGCTCGGCCTCGCCGCGGGGCGGACCCTCGCCTTCGGGCCCGCCCTCGTCCGGGCCCTGGTGGGGGGGCTTCTCGGCGTCCTCGCGGGGGACCCCAATAGCGGCGTCCTCGGCCCCGTGGGCATCCTGGCGGAGACGGGGCGGGCGGCCCAGGAGGGGCTTTTCCGCCTGGTGGAGCTCGCCGCCGCCATCAACCTCTCCCTCGCCCTCTTCAACCTCCTCCCCATCCCCGCCTTGGACGGCGGCCGCATCCTCCTCCTCTTCCTCGGCCGCTTCCTCCGCCTCCGGCCCGAGCAGGAGGCCACCGTCCACTACCTGGGCTTCCTCTTCCTCCTTCTCCTTCTCCTCCTGGTCACCTTCCAGGACCTGAGGCGGCTTCTCGGAGGGTGA
- a CDS encoding glycosyltransferase family 2 protein, whose amino-acid sequence MAEATVLIPAFNEEATVGRVVQVAREAGFPVVVADDGSKDETARRALEAGAEVVRLKENRGKGGAIAEGLKAVRTPFVLLLDADLLGLRPEHLFALLKPLKEGEARMAVGVFRGGRASTDLAMRLTPFLSGQRALRLEDLRNVPGLERARYDLELLLTRHAKRAGWPVVYVPMEGVSQVMKEEKRGVLAGLGHRLRMYWEILRYRLRAR is encoded by the coding sequence GTGGCGGAGGCCACGGTCCTGATCCCCGCCTTCAACGAGGAGGCCACCGTGGGCCGGGTGGTGCAGGTGGCCCGGGAGGCGGGGTTTCCCGTGGTGGTGGCGGACGACGGCTCCAAGGACGAAACCGCCCGAAGGGCCCTGGAGGCCGGGGCCGAGGTGGTGCGGCTAAAGGAAAACCGGGGGAAGGGCGGGGCCATCGCCGAGGGGCTCAAGGCGGTGCGGACCCCCTTCGTCCTCCTCCTGGACGCCGACCTCCTAGGCCTCCGCCCGGAACACCTCTTCGCCCTCCTTAAGCCCCTCAAGGAGGGAGAGGCCCGGATGGCCGTGGGGGTCTTCCGGGGGGGGCGGGCCTCCACGGACCTGGCCATGCGCCTCACCCCCTTTCTCTCGGGCCAAAGGGCCCTCCGCCTGGAGGACCTGAGGAACGTGCCCGGCCTGGAAAGGGCCCGCTACGACCTGGAGCTCCTCCTCACCCGGCACGCCAAGCGGGCAGGCTGGCCCGTGGTGTACGTGCCCATGGAGGGGGTGAGCCAGGTGATGAAGGAGGAGAAGCGGGGGGTTCTCGCCGGGCTCGGCCACCGGCTCCGCATGTACTGGGAGATCCTGCGCTACCGGCTCAGGGCGCGCTGA
- the proC gene encoding pyrroline-5-carboxylate reductase, whose amino-acid sequence MRLAFVGLGKMGRSLLKGALERGFLRPEEVGVLGRTPERSRELAEPFGVRPLTRADLGMAERVLIAVQPRDFPALAPEIAHHRLGYISIMAGISTSVLARRLDNRRVVRAMPNLAVIIGESSTALTALKEAREAGDLEFARALFATVGDVYEIPEPLFDAFTGMSASAPAYLALVAEALADAGVKMGMPRALALRLAADALAATGELLKGRHPAQVKDEVASPGGTTIHGLHALEARAVRAAFYEAVEAATRRGHELGESE is encoded by the coding sequence ATGAGGCTGGCCTTCGTGGGTCTCGGCAAGATGGGCCGGAGCCTCCTCAAGGGGGCTTTAGAGCGGGGCTTCTTGCGCCCGGAGGAGGTGGGGGTCTTGGGGCGGACGCCCGAGCGGAGCCGGGAGCTCGCCGAGCCTTTCGGCGTCCGCCCCTTGACGCGGGCGGACCTGGGCATGGCCGAGCGCGTCCTGATCGCGGTCCAGCCTCGGGACTTTCCCGCCCTGGCCCCGGAGATCGCCCACCACCGCCTGGGCTACATCTCCATCATGGCGGGGATTTCCACCTCGGTCCTCGCCCGCAGGCTGGACAACCGCCGCGTGGTCCGGGCCATGCCCAACCTGGCGGTGATCATCGGGGAGAGCTCCACCGCCCTCACCGCCCTAAAGGAGGCGCGGGAGGCAGGGGACCTGGAGTTCGCCCGGGCCCTTTTCGCCACGGTGGGGGACGTGTACGAGATCCCCGAGCCCCTCTTTGACGCCTTCACCGGCATGTCTGCCTCGGCCCCCGCCTATTTGGCCCTGGTGGCCGAGGCCTTGGCCGACGCGGGGGTGAAGATGGGCATGCCTCGGGCCCTGGCCCTCCGCCTCGCCGCGGACGCCTTGGCGGCCACGGGGGAGCTTCTCAAGGGCAGGCACCCCGCCCAGGTCAAGGACGAGGTGGCGAGCCCCGGGGGCACCACCATCCACGGCCTCCACGCCCTCGAGGCCCGGGCGGTGCGGGCGGCCTTTTACGAGGCGGTGGAGGCCGCCACCCGTAGGGGGCACGAGCTCGGCGAGTCGGAGTGA
- a CDS encoding RsmB/NOP family class I SAM-dependent RNA methyltransferase gives MRAGTPRALAVAVLLEVDRGGRAQLLLDRALRRAPWPERDRAYATFLVYGALRRLRLLDHLLAPLLPRPEGLPSEVRWILRLGALEWLLGKPDHARVSPWVEEAKRRYSGLAGLVNAVLRRLAPREAPECVRLSLPDWLCEAWRGFFGDVAFAEGFNEPAPLFVTAYREVDLRPGPVPGSYLWEGPKTDFSALGLQPQNPASLFAAALLEPKPGEKVLDLCGGAGLKAFYLAAQGAEVVSYDLNPRRQEAGARTARRLGLWVHYRTQDLTRPVPERAKKVLLDAPCTGTGTFRAHPELRYRLSPEDPARMAALQLQLLETAAQATEEGGVLVYSVCSLTEEEGEGVVRAFLARHPEFRPEPVHPPFPVLARGLGVYVDPRGGLDGFYYAKLRKVNSQA, from the coding sequence TTGAGGGCCGGGACGCCTCGAGCCCTGGCGGTGGCCGTCCTCCTCGAGGTGGATCGGGGAGGGCGGGCCCAGCTTCTTCTGGACCGCGCCTTGAGGCGGGCCCCCTGGCCCGAGCGGGACCGGGCCTACGCCACCTTCCTGGTCTACGGGGCCCTCCGCCGCCTCCGCCTTCTGGACCACCTCCTCGCCCCCCTCTTGCCCCGGCCCGAGGGCCTGCCCTCCGAGGTGCGCTGGATCCTCCGCCTGGGGGCCCTGGAGTGGCTTCTCGGCAAGCCGGACCACGCCCGGGTGAGCCCTTGGGTGGAGGAGGCGAAACGCCGCTATTCGGGCCTCGCCGGGCTGGTGAACGCCGTTTTGCGGCGGCTTGCCCCTAGGGAGGCCCCGGAGTGCGTGCGCCTTTCCCTCCCCGACTGGCTCTGCGAGGCCTGGCGGGGCTTCTTCGGGGACGTGGCCTTCGCCGAGGGCTTCAACGAGCCCGCCCCCCTCTTCGTCACCGCCTACCGGGAGGTGGACCTAAGGCCCGGCCCCGTCCCCGGGAGTTACCTTTGGGAAGGCCCCAAGACCGACTTTTCCGCCCTCGGCCTCCAGCCACAAAACCCCGCTTCCCTCTTCGCCGCGGCCCTCTTGGAGCCTAAGCCCGGGGAGAAGGTGCTGGACCTCTGCGGGGGGGCCGGACTCAAGGCCTTCTACCTTGCCGCCCAGGGGGCGGAGGTGGTCTCCTACGACCTTAACCCCAGGCGGCAGGAGGCGGGGGCGAGGACGGCGCGGCGGCTTGGCCTTTGGGTCCACTACCGCACCCAGGACCTGACCCGGCCCGTGCCCGAGCGGGCGAAGAAGGTCCTCCTGGACGCCCCCTGCACCGGGACCGGCACCTTCCGCGCCCACCCCGAGCTCCGCTACCGCTTAAGCCCCGAGGACCCTGCCCGCATGGCCGCCCTCCAGCTCCAGCTCCTGGAGACGGCGGCCCAGGCCACGGAGGAAGGGGGGGTGCTCGTCTACAGCGTCTGCTCCCTGACGGAGGAGGAGGGGGAAGGGGTGGTGCGGGCCTTCCTTGCGCGCCACCCCGAGTTCCGCCCCGAGCCCGTCCACCCCCCCTTCCCCGTCCTCGCCCGGGGGCTTGGGGTCTACGTGGACCCGAGGGGAGGGCTGGACGGCTTCTACTACGCCAAGCTGCGGAAGGTAAACTCTCAGGCATGA
- a CDS encoding stage V sporulation protein S produces the protein METLRVSSKSRPNSVAGAIAALLRTKGEVEVQAIGPQAVNQAVKAIAIARGYIAPDNLDLVVKPAFVKLELENEERTALKFSIKAHPLET, from the coding sequence GTGGAAACGCTGCGCGTTTCTTCCAAGTCCCGCCCCAACTCCGTGGCCGGCGCCATCGCGGCGCTTCTCCGCACCAAGGGCGAGGTGGAGGTCCAGGCCATCGGGCCCCAGGCGGTGAACCAGGCGGTGAAGGCCATCGCCATCGCCCGGGGCTACATCGCCCCCGACAACCTGGACCTGGTGGTGAAGCCCGCCTTCGTCAAGCTGGAGCTGGAGAACGAGGAGCGGACCGCCCTGAAGTTCAGCATCAAGGCCCACCCCCTGGAAACTTGA
- a CDS encoding type II toxin-antitoxin system RatA family toxin, producing the protein MPEVRAERYIPAPPERVYRLAKDLEGLKPYLKEVESLEVVAREGARTRSRWVAVAMGKKVRWLEEEEWDDENLRNRFFSPEGDFDRYEGTWVFLPEGEGTRVVLTLTYELTIPIFGGLLRKLVQKLMQENVESLLKGLEERVLAASS; encoded by the coding sequence ATGCCCGAGGTACGCGCCGAGCGCTACATCCCGGCCCCGCCCGAGCGGGTTTACCGGCTTGCCAAGGACCTGGAGGGGCTCAAGCCCTACCTGAAGGAGGTGGAGAGCCTCGAGGTGGTGGCCCGGGAAGGCGCCCGCACGAGGAGCCGGTGGGTGGCGGTGGCCATGGGGAAGAAGGTCCGCTGGCTGGAGGAGGAGGAGTGGGACGACGAGAACCTGAGGAACCGCTTCTTCTCCCCCGAGGGGGACTTTGACCGCTACGAGGGCACCTGGGTCTTCCTCCCGGAAGGGGAGGGGACCCGGGTGGTCCTCACCCTCACCTACGAGCTCACCATCCCCATCTTCGGCGGACTGCTGCGGAAGCTCGTGCAGAAGCTCATGCAGGAGAACGTGGAAAGCCTCCTCAAGGGGCTGGAGGAGCGGGTCCTGGCCGCTTCCTCTTGA
- the recX gene encoding recombination regulator RecX — MGSEALAYALRLLARKGYSRAALKAKLAARFGEAEAEAALGRLEAMGYLDDRAYARAFVETRARRYGPRKLRALLLARGVPEEVVEEVLPEARVEEALAVLRRYRHREDKARAVRFLEGRGFPLGVALEAWRLAQEEEEGYK; from the coding sequence ATGGGGAGCGAGGCTTTGGCGTACGCCCTCCGCCTTCTCGCCCGCAAGGGGTACAGCCGGGCGGCCCTAAAGGCGAAGCTTGCCGCCCGCTTCGGCGAGGCGGAGGCCGAGGCGGCCCTCGGGCGCCTGGAGGCCATGGGCTACCTGGACGACCGGGCCTACGCCCGCGCCTTCGTGGAGACCCGGGCCCGGCGGTACGGCCCGAGGAAGCTTAGGGCCCTTCTCCTCGCCCGGGGGGTGCCGGAGGAGGTGGTGGAGGAGGTCCTGCCCGAGGCCCGGGTGGAGGAGGCCTTGGCGGTCCTCCGCCGCTACCGCCACCGGGAAGACAAGGCCCGGGCGGTCCGCTTCCTCGAGGGGCGGGGCTTTCCCCTGGGGGTGGCCCTGGAGGCCTGGCGGCTTGCCCAGGAGGAGGAGGAAGGGTATAAGTAG
- a CDS encoding metallophosphoesterase gives MRVYAIADPHLSRVHPKPMTVFGAGWEGHPEAFFRGWREVVGEEDLVVVPGDISWAMRLSEAIPDLLDLARLPGRKVLLKGNHDYWWPSISRLRAALPPGMYALQNDALVVDGVAVAGTRGWQYPPQTPEDEKVFAREVERLKLSLKALEGKPHRHLVVAFHFPPFGPSGEASPLLELAAGAHPQAIVYGHLHGADPAKLPQSYRGIPLHLVAADALRFRPKLVLEAD, from the coding sequence ATGCGCGTCTACGCCATCGCCGACCCCCACCTCTCCCGGGTCCACCCCAAGCCCATGACCGTCTTCGGAGCGGGCTGGGAGGGGCACCCGGAAGCCTTCTTCCGGGGGTGGCGGGAGGTGGTGGGCGAGGAGGACCTGGTGGTGGTCCCCGGGGACATCTCCTGGGCCATGCGCCTTTCCGAGGCGATCCCGGACCTCTTGGACCTCGCCCGCCTGCCCGGGAGGAAGGTCCTCCTCAAGGGCAACCACGACTACTGGTGGCCCTCCATCAGCCGCCTCCGGGCCGCCCTGCCCCCGGGGATGTACGCCCTCCAAAACGACGCCCTGGTGGTGGACGGGGTGGCGGTGGCTGGGACGCGGGGCTGGCAGTACCCGCCCCAGACCCCGGAGGACGAGAAGGTCTTCGCCCGGGAGGTGGAGCGCCTGAAGCTCTCCCTGAAGGCCCTCGAGGGCAAGCCCCACCGCCACCTGGTGGTGGCCTTCCACTTTCCCCCCTTCGGGCCAAGCGGGGAGGCCTCGCCCCTCCTGGAGCTCGCCGCCGGGGCCCACCCTCAGGCCATCGTCTACGGCCACCTCCACGGGGCCGACCCCGCCAAGCTGCCGCAAAGCTACCGGGGCATCCCCCTCCACCTGGTGGCGGCGGACGCCCTCCGCTTCCGGCCCAAGCTGGTTCTGGAAGCAGACTGA
- a CDS encoding MBL fold metallo-hydrolase, which yields MLWRPVGHGVEALYLATPLGRRVGYGVYVYRYRGLLVDTGPPKARPFAPEAEAALLTHAHEDHAGGASRLGLPVYGSALTAALVAAPKPLRLYRRLVWGSPRPARVEVAERVGPLHLLPTPGHAPDHVALYDPEAGLFFGGDLFLGVRASLATPGFDLQALLQSLREILALKPRAFFCAHAGPLQAPLEALQAKLDFLEGKREEALRLKARGLTPKEVLRRLFGGESPLALLSGGEMSRLAFVEALMMEP from the coding sequence ATGCTTTGGCGACCCGTGGGGCACGGGGTGGAGGCCCTCTATCTGGCCACGCCCCTGGGACGGCGGGTGGGGTACGGGGTCTACGTGTACCGCTACCGGGGGCTCCTGGTGGACACGGGCCCCCCTAAGGCCCGCCCCTTCGCCCCCGAGGCCGAGGCCGCCCTCCTCACCCACGCCCACGAGGACCACGCCGGGGGGGCCTCCCGGCTTGGCCTCCCCGTCTACGGAAGCGCCCTGACGGCCGCCCTGGTCGCCGCCCCCAAGCCCCTCCGCCTCTACCGCCGCCTGGTCTGGGGAAGCCCCCGCCCCGCACGGGTGGAGGTGGCCGAGCGGGTGGGCCCCCTCCACCTCCTCCCCACCCCGGGCCACGCCCCCGACCACGTGGCCCTCTACGACCCCGAGGCCGGTCTTTTCTTCGGGGGGGACCTCTTCCTGGGGGTGCGGGCGAGCCTCGCCACCCCGGGGTTTGACCTCCAGGCCCTCCTCCAAAGCCTCCGGGAGATCCTCGCCCTAAAGCCCCGCGCCTTCTTCTGCGCCCACGCGGGACCCCTCCAAGCCCCCCTGGAGGCCCTTCAGGCCAAGCTGGACTTCCTGGAGGGGAAGCGGGAGGAGGCCCTCCGCCTCAAGGCCCGAGGCCTCACCCCCAAAGAGGTCCTCCGGCGCCTCTTCGGGGGGGAAAGCCCCTTGGCCCTCCTCTCCGGCGGGGAGATGAGCCGCCTCGCCTTCGTGGAGGCCCTTATGATGGAGCCATGA
- a CDS encoding Lrp/AsnC family transcriptional regulator has translation MITAFVLVRARGNRVQALGEAIAELPQVAEVYSVTGPYDLVALVRLKDVEELDDVVTQGILSLEGVERTETLLAFRAYPRRLLDQGFALGQE, from the coding sequence ATGATCACCGCCTTCGTCCTCGTTCGGGCCCGGGGGAACCGCGTCCAAGCCCTGGGGGAGGCCATCGCCGAGCTACCCCAGGTGGCCGAGGTCTACTCGGTGACGGGGCCCTACGACCTCGTGGCCCTGGTGCGCCTGAAGGACGTGGAGGAGCTGGACGACGTGGTGACCCAGGGGATCCTCTCCCTGGAAGGGGTGGAGCGGACGGAAACCCTCCTGGCCTTCCGCGCCTACCCCAGGCGGCTTTTGGACCAAGGCTTCGCCCTGGGGCAGGAGTGA
- a CDS encoding CPBP family intramembrane glutamic endopeptidase yields the protein MKSPFLLLLALQGGLLLVGGGGMLWLGLPLAREAGGAGFGALVLLLALQGLEALFRRLFPASFREAEALHRDLALALRRSGARPPFLLALALAAALGEEVFFRGFLQSLLVAWLGGLGLLVQALLFALLHPAPLRAYAYPLYTALAGLLFGLAYLFTGSLVPGVLAHFLHNAKGFYGLWREL from the coding sequence GTGAAGTCCCCCTTCCTCCTCCTCCTCGCCCTCCAGGGGGGGCTCCTCCTCGTGGGCGGGGGCGGGATGCTCTGGCTTGGCCTCCCCCTCGCCCGGGAAGCGGGCGGGGCGGGGTTTGGGGCTTTGGTCCTCCTCCTCGCCCTCCAGGGCCTCGAGGCCCTCTTCCGCCGCCTCTTCCCCGCCTCCTTCCGCGAGGCCGAGGCCCTGCACCGCGACCTCGCCCTGGCCCTTAGGCGCTCGGGGGCAAGGCCCCCTTTTCTCCTCGCCCTCGCCCTCGCCGCCGCCTTGGGGGAGGAGGTCTTCTTCCGGGGGTTTCTCCAAAGCCTCCTCGTGGCGTGGCTCGGGGGCCTCGGCCTCCTGGTCCAGGCCCTCCTCTTCGCCCTCCTCCACCCCGCCCCCTTGCGGGCCTACGCCTACCCCCTCTACACCGCCTTGGCGGGCCTCCTCTTTGGCCTCGCCTACCTCTTCACGGGAAGCCTCGTCCCGGGCGTCCTCGCCCACTTCCTCCACAACGCCAAGGGCTTCTACGGGCTCTGGCGGGAGCTCTAG
- a CDS encoding IS4 family transposase: protein MPPTTPLSQVITLWVHKVFASLRKTIRSNLALFLSTLLTTPLDPTLSDLARRTPLPTLAQSRLNRLWRFLHHPTLQDPWALTEALLPLLVPRFPKDRPLPLIVDWTFTEDGRHQALVAALPLKGRALVVAFALHPLSPFPSQNRVEEEFLHRLGRAVQDLGYTPLFLLDRGFDRVSLMRKLQGWGMGFLIRLRQNREVEPQGGKRLPLKEGYRRVVHPLREEVRLFGHGGEGVEVTLLVYPGGRDPWYLAYSGPFGGEPPYGWRMWIEEGFRDLKGQGFGLDRHRLRTGASLRGWLWLLALGMALLVLLGARLQGREWLPRLLAHPERQSLFRLGRIALAQGPPPWREAVVEELVRLLQELGGGK from the coding sequence GTGCCGCCCACCACCCCCCTTTCCCAAGTTATCACCCTCTGGGTCCATAAGGTCTTCGCCTCCCTCAGGAAAACCATCCGCTCCAACCTCGCCCTCTTCCTGTCCACCCTCCTCACTACCCCCCTGGACCCCACCCTCTCCGACCTCGCCCGCAGAACCCCCCTCCCCACCCTGGCCCAAAGCCGCCTCAATCGCCTCTGGCGCTTCCTCCATCACCCCACCCTGCAAGACCCCTGGGCCCTCACCGAAGCCCTCCTCCCCCTCCTCGTCCCTCGTTTCCCCAAAGACCGCCCCCTCCCCCTCATCGTGGACTGGACCTTCACAGAGGACGGTAGGCACCAAGCCCTGGTGGCCGCCCTTCCCCTCAAGGGAAGGGCCCTGGTGGTGGCCTTCGCTCTTCACCCCCTCTCCCCTTTCCCCAGTCAAAACCGGGTGGAGGAGGAGTTCCTCCACCGCCTGGGCCGCGCCGTCCAGGACCTGGGATATACCCCCCTCTTCCTCCTGGACCGCGGCTTTGACCGGGTCTCCCTGATGCGAAAGCTCCAGGGGTGGGGCATGGGCTTCCTCATCCGCCTGCGGCAGAACCGGGAGGTGGAACCCCAAGGGGGGAAGCGCCTTCCCCTGAAGGAGGGCTACCGGCGTGTGGTCCACCCCCTGCGGGAGGAGGTCCGCCTTTTCGGACACGGTGGGGAGGGGGTAGAAGTCACCCTCCTGGTGTACCCAGGGGGTCGGGATCCCTGGTATCTGGCCTATTCGGGCCCTTTTGGGGGGGAGCCGCCCTATGGGTGGCGGATGTGGATTGAAGAGGGGTTTAGGGACCTGAAGGGGCAGGGGTTTGGGCTGGACCGCCATCGGCTGCGGACGGGGGCGAGCCTCAGGGGGTGGTTATGGCTTCTGGCCTTGGGGATGGCGCTCTTGGTCCTTCTGGGGGCGCGCTTGCAGGGCAGGGAATGGCTTCCCCGGCTTCTGGCCCATCCCGAGCGGCAAAGCCTCTTCCGTCTGGGCCGGATCGCCCTGGCCCAGGGGCCCCCGCCTTGGAGGGAAGCAGTGGTGGAGGAGCTGGTCAGGTTGCTTCAGGAACTGGGGGGAGGAAAGTGA